Part of the Bifidobacterium sp. ESL0775 genome is shown below.
TCGGAGAGATTCGTGACGTTGTTCCTGATCACGTATTCAGGCAGCGCGTAATACTCGATCTGAGCCACATCGGGGGCACCCTTGCCCGCGGACATCGCGTTGTTCAACGCGGTGTATTCCTTTTTGTTGGTTCCCGCGTTCGTGACCTTCACGGAGATGTCGGGATTCGCCTTTTCAAAGCCCTTGACCGTCGCCGGAAGCGTCGGCTCCCACGACCACACGACGATCGAGGTCTTGCCACCTGAATTCGATGACGAGTTGGATCCTCCACCGCATGCGGCCAATGGCATTAACATCGCCGCGGCACCCACCATGGCGATAATTCGCTTGTCGAACTTCATCGTTCCTTCTCCTTCGTTAATTATTATCAAAAACAGTTGCGTTACTTATTTTTTTCCACCATCTCACGGCTCTCGGCGGAAACGTCTCATCCTCACCTTGGAACCAACCACCCCCTTTGCTCAGGCAAAGACGGTTCATTGTCATGCAAAATATTCATGGTGCTTCCTTGCGGATCCGTCATTCCTTGACGGCGCCGGCGGCGAGGCCGGACTGCCAGTACTTCTGCAGGAGCAGGAACGCAATCACCAACGGGATGATGGTGATAAGCGATCCGGTGATCACCAAGTTCTGGATGGCCTGGCCACCAGCGGTCGAGGCCTGGTCCTTCCACTGGTTCAGGCCAATGGTCAGCGGGTACCAATCCGCGTCCTTCAACATGATCAACGGCAGGAAGTAGTTGTTCCACGTCGCCACGATCGTGAACAGCGCGGTCGTGACAATGCCCGGGGAAAGCAAGGGAAGGGCGATGGTGAAGAAGGTGCGGAACTCGCCCGCCCCGTCCACGCGCGCCGCCTCGATCAGCTCGGTGGGCACCGCCTGCTCCGAGAATATCCACATCAGATACAGGCCGAACGGCGAAATCAGGCTGGGCAGAATCATCGCCCAGGGCGTGTTGGTCAGGCCCAGCTTGGCGAAGAGCAGGAACTGCGGGACGGCCAAGGCGATGCCAGGCACCGAAATCGCGCCGATGATGACCGCGAAGACGGCCTTGCGGCCCGGGAAGCGGAACTTGGCCAGCGCGTAGCCGCCCATGATCGCCAGCAAGGTCGCCCCGCCAGCCCCGACGACCACATAGAAAATCGTGTTCAGCAGCCAGCGGCCGAAGATGCCGTCCTGGTAGGTGAACACGGTGACGATATTGTCCCACAGGGCGAAGGTGTGGCCGAAGCCCAGGCCGAACGTCGAGGTGAAGTCCGACTGCGTCTTCGTGGCGTTGATCAGCAGGTAGACGAACGGGAAGAGGCTGTAAACGGCAAAGATGCCGACCACGATCGTCAGCCACATCGAGCGACGCGGGTTGTCGGGGTTCGAGAAGCCGGATTTGGCGGCGCGTTTGCGCTCGGCGGCCTCGTCTTTAGCGATGCGGCGCTGACGTTGTTTCTCCGCCTTTTTCGCGGCTTTCTCCTGGGCACGCAGATCCTGCTCGGAGGCACGGGTCGAGACGACGGCGTTGAC
Proteins encoded:
- a CDS encoding carbohydrate ABC transporter permease translates to MNVNAVVSTRASEQDLRAQEKAAKKAEKQRQRRIAKDEAAERKRAAKSGFSNPDNPRRSMWLTIVVGIFAVYSLFPFVYLLINATKTQSDFTSTFGLGFGHTFALWDNIVTVFTYQDGIFGRWLLNTIFYVVVGAGGATLLAIMGGYALAKFRFPGRKAVFAVIIGAISVPGIALAVPQFLLFAKLGLTNTPWAMILPSLISPFGLYLMWIFSEQAVPTELIEAARVDGAGEFRTFFTIALPLLSPGIVTTALFTIVATWNNYFLPLIMLKDADWYPLTIGLNQWKDQASTAGGQAIQNLVITGSLITIIPLVIAFLLLQKYWQSGLAAGAVKE